In the Flavobacteriales bacterium genome, CAACCTGCTCATGCTGTGGTTCAGCGGGCGGTTGTTCGAGGACCTGCTGGGGCCCAAACGCCTGCTGGGGAACTACCTGCTGGGCGGGCTCTTCGGGCTGGCGTTGTACATCCTGGCCTACAACCTGTTCCCCCCCTTCCAGCGCTTCGCCACAGGCAGCACCATTCTGGGGGCCTCGGCGGCGGTGATGGGTGTGTTCATCGGCATCGCGGCGTACCGGCCTGACATGGTGGTGCACCTGATCCTGTTCGGAGCGGTTCGGCTCAAGTGGATCGCCCTGATCTATGTGGTGATCGACCTGGTGAGCATCCGACAGGGCAGCAACAGCGGCGGCCACATCGCCCACCTTGGCGGCGCGCTGCTGGGCTACCTCACCGCCGTTCAGCTGCGGCGCGGGCGCGATGTCTCCACCGCGTTCATCGGCTGGTTCGAGGGCGCGTGGGACCTGCTGAGCGGGCGCAAGGCCCGGCGGTTGAAGGTGGCGCACCGGGGCCGGGTGGCCGTGATGGCCGACCAGGTGCCGGCCCACAAGCGCGACAAGCAGGCCCGCGTGGACGCCATCCTGGACAAGATCAGCCGCAGCGGCTACGACAGCCTCAGCAAGGAGGAAAAGGATTTCCTGTTCAAGGCCAGCCATGAGTGAGGCCTCCCGCCGCGCGCGA is a window encoding:
- a CDS encoding rhomboid family intramembrane serine protease, which produces MGIRDDVSMHWRTGGAAVRLILINLGVFLLYHAVGLVLFLTGTPEPDLLKWLMATSHLPALALRPWTVVTYMFTHADVFHIFFNLLMLWFSGRLFEDLLGPKRLLGNYLLGGLFGLALYILAYNLFPPFQRFATGSTILGASAAVMGVFIGIAAYRPDMVVHLILFGAVRLKWIALIYVVIDLVSIRQGSNSGGHIAHLGGALLGYLTAVQLRRGRDVSTAFIGWFEGAWDLLSGRKARRLKVAHRGRVAVMADQVPAHKRDKQARVDAILDKISRSGYDSLSKEEKDFLFKASHE